Part of the Sodalinema gerasimenkoae IPPAS B-353 genome is shown below.
AGTTCGAGGGATTGTTCCTGTAACTGCCGTTGATCGGCTAACCCCATCCCATAGGCTGAGAGAACCCCGGCGTAGGGATGTAAGAAGATTTCTGAAATTCCCAACGCCTCGGCAATCAGACAGGCGTGTTGTCCTCCCGCGCCGCCAAAACAGCAGAGGGTATAGTTGGAAACGTCATAGCCCCGTTGTAGGGAGATTTTCTTGATGGCATTGGCCATAATCTCCACGGCAATGGCGAGAAAGCCTGAGGCCACTGCTTCTGGGCTGCGTTCGTCCCCCGTTTGCTGGTGAATCTCCTGGGCTAAGTCCTGAAACTGCTGCCGAACCCGCTCCTCGTCTAGGGGTAGATTCCCGTCTGGGCCAAATACCGCTGGGAAGAATTGCGGTTGCAGTTTGCCTAAGATGACATTACAGTCGGTGACGGTGAGGGGGCCGCCTCGTCGGTAGGCGGCGGGGCCGGGATTGGCGCCGGCGGAGTCTGGCCCCACCCGATAGCGTGAGCCATCGAAATGGAGGATACTGCCCCCGCCAGCGGCGACGGTATGCACAGCCATCATGGGGGTTCGCAGTCGCACTCCTGCGACTTCCGTTTCAAACTCCCGTTCATATTCCACAACTTCCTCAGGTTCGCCGGCATAATGGGCCACATCGGTGGAGGTTCCCCCCATATCGAAGGTGACGATGTTAAAGAATCCGGCGCGACGACTGGTTTGTACGGCTCCGACGATGCCGCCAGCGGGACCGGAGAGGATGCTGTCTTTGCCCTGAAATTGGCTGGCGGCGGTGAGTCCCCCATTGGACTGCATAAACTGTAGGCGGGGGTCGGTTTCTGAGGCAAAGAGGCGACGACTGACTTGTTCGACGTAGCGACGTAGAATCGGGGAGAGATAGGCATCGACGACGGTGGTATCGCCGCGACTGACGAGTTTAATTAGGGGGCTGACTTGGTGGGAACGGCTGATTTGTGTGAAGCCAATCTCTTGTGCGATCGCCGCGATTTGGTCTTCATGATCCGGGTAGCGGTAGCCGTGCATGAGGGCGATCGCACAACTGCGAATCCCGGCATCATGGGCTGCTTGTAGTTGGGGAATTAGGGCCTCACGGTTGAGGGGAGTCAGACAGGTTCCATCGGCTTGATAGCGTTCTTCGGCTTCTAGGATGCGATGGTACAGCAGGCTCGGTAAACAAATCTGACGGGCAAAAATATCGGGGCGATTTTGGTAGCCAATCCGCAGGGCATCCCGGAATCCTTGTGTTACAACTAGAACCGTGCGATCGCCCTTGCGTTCTAACAAGGCATTGGTGGCCACGGTGGTTCCCATACGCACCTCGCCAATCTTAGGATCGGGAATCGGTTCTCCCCCGGTTAATCCCAAGAGGTCGCGAATCCCCTGCACTGCGGCATCCTGATAGCGTTCTGGGTTTTCTGAGAGCAGTTTGTGGGTCACCATCGTTCCCTCAGGACGTTGAGCGACAATATCCGTAAAGGTACCCCCGCGATCGATCCAGAATTTCCAACGGGTTGACTGGGCCATGATGGACTCCTATAAATTTAAACAGCAGACACTTGAAAATAGACGACTGATAACAGAAACATCCTTAATCAAATAAAGAAAATTTAGAGAAAATATGTACTCTTCTAAATGACTAATGTTTTGTGAAAAAGAACTCAGGGGACTCATGATAAAGAGACATTCTGGGTACGTTAACGCCCTCAACTGTGATCCAAATCAATCATTTGAGGCGATAAATCATTCAGAATTGTAGGGATAGAGATAGGGGGCAAGATCGAGATTGAGGCAAGGTGTGTCGGTTCGTTTCCCCAGTTTTTCGTTATTCTTTTGGATGCTTCTATTTAACAATCATGAATTTTCTACGTATTCTTTTTTTAGCATTAATATTAGGGTTAGTGGGGCAGGCCTCTTCCAGGGTTTTGGCTGTGACCTTTGTCCCTCCCAATCAGGAGGCCCCCCAGCAGACCCGAGGGGGAGCCTCCCGAGGGGGGGTGACCTTTGTCCCCCCAAACGATGATCCACCGGTCAATACCAGTGGCGCTGGCTCTCGGGACACTCACTCGCGTCTGACGGCCTTACTGCCAGGCGATCGCTATGGTCAGACAACCCGCCCTCATCCCAGTTTCCTCGTGTATGTGCCGACGACATCAGCTCGTCTGGCCTTTTTTAGTGTTCTCAGCGAGACCGGCCAACATCATTATCAGGGCTATCTCCCCATTTCTGAGATGGGCGTTGTACAGGTGCAGCTTCCTAAGGAGGCTCCAGAACTCGAAGAGGGGAAAACCTACCAATGGCATTTTGCCCTCGTTACGGAAGAGCGCCTACGTCCTGACAGTCCGCGAGTCTCGGGCTGGGTGACGCGGGTGGCCCCCCATTCAGACATTCAAGAGGTGACAGACCAAAGTAAAGGACGGCGATCGCTGTCCTTGGCCAGTGCTTATGGTCGTCATGGAATTTGGTACGATGCCTTGAGTACCTTGGCGGACTTACGACAGGAGCGTCCCGCCGTGACAGAGATTCGTCAATCATGGGATTCCCTCCTCGACCAAGTAGGCTTAGCCGCGATCGCCAACCAACCTGTTTTTGATCTTTCAGACTCACGAGTCCCATGATGGGTGTTTCCCGTTGGCTTAAACGCTTTCAGCGAGAAGTAATTGTGGCTGTCGTTAGTGGGGCCGTTGGCCTTGCTTCCGCCTGGGGTGCGCTAGAACTGTTGGAATGGGTCGCGATGGATACCCTCTTCATTTTGCGTCCCTCGGAACTGTCTGACGGACGCATTCTGCTGGTCACCGTTGAAGAAACGGATATTCGTGCTTTAGGGGGCTGGCCCCTGTCCGATGCCATCTTAGCTGACGTTCTGGAGACCTTGGCCGCTGAATCTCCCCGTGTGATTGGCTTAGATCTCTATCGGGATCTGCCCCAAAACCCCGGTCATGATCGCTTAGAGGCCTTAATGAGGGAGTTACCAAACCTCATCGGCGTGGAAAAGGGGTTGGGAGGTGGACGGGTGGCCCCACCCCCGAGTCTGGCCGAGCGCGATCGCGTGGCCTTAGCCGATGTCCCCCAGGACCGAGATGGGACCATTCGCCGCATGATTGTGTCGGCGCCTGTGGATGAGGAGATTAAACTAGGATTTGCCACCCAGGTGAGTCTGTTCTACCTAGAACAACTGGGGATTATCTTAGAGTCGACCAATCCACAACAGCATCACTATCAACTGGGACGGGCCCAATTTTTCCCCTTAACCGGTGTGGAAGGGGGCTATTCCGCTCGGGATCTCGGCGGCTATCAAGTTTTTCTCAACTATCGTCACCCTGTCCATGAGTTTGATCAGGTTTCCGTCTCGGAGCTGTTGGAGGGAGGTGTGGCCCCGGAGTTGATTCGCGATCGCGCCGTCCTCATTGGCTCGAACGCCGAGAGTATTAACGATTTCTTTCAGACTCCCTATAGTCAAGCCCTATATCAGTCCCGCCTCGATTCCCCGGTTACCTCGAATAGTCCAATTCCCAACTATCAGATGAGTGGGGTGGAAATTCATGCCCATGGGGTCAGTCAAATTCTCAGTAGTGCCTTGGAGGGTCGGCCTCTGATTCGCTTTTGGCATCAGACGGGTGAATGGGTTTGGATTCTCGTTTGGACGATGGCGGGAACCTATGGAACCTGGATGGGACTGGTTCGACAGCCCTTTAAGGAGCGGTCTGCCTGGCTGTATCCCGTGATGTTGATGATCTCGGGGTCTCTGGCTTTGGGGGCGATCGCCTATATTAGTCTGCTCGGGGGTTGGCTCATTCCCACCGTCTCGCCCCTCGTTGCCCTCGTCTTGAGTACGGCCCTGAGCAGTAATGCCTATCAGCAACAGCAACTGCGACGCTTCACCCAACGACTCCAGGAATATTCCACCGATTTAGAAGAGCAAGTCCGCCAGCGAACCCAGGAACTCGAAACCGCTCGACAAGCCGCCGACTCCGCTAATCTGGCGAAAAGTGAGTTTCTGGCCAACATGAGTCATGAGTTGCGCACCCCTCTCAACGGGATTCTTGGCTATGCTCAAATCCTGCAACAGGCCAAGGATCTCAACAGTCACCGTCGAGGGGTTGGGGTAATTTATCAATGTGGAACCTACCTGCTTGAACTTATCAATGATATTCTTGACCTCTCTAAGATAGAAGCCCGTAAACTCGAACTTAACCCGAAACCGATTCCTCTAAAACCCTTTCTTATGCAAGCGGCACAAATGTTTAAGCCTGCTGCTGAAAAAAAGGGAATTGCTTTTTATTCTGACCTTGACCCCCAACTTCCTAAACTGGTAATCGCCGATGACAAGCGATTGCGACAAATCCTCGTAAACTTAATGAGTAATGCCGTTAAGTTTACAGAAAAAGGCTCGGTCAGTCTTCAAGTTCAAGTCCTTGACAGCCCCAATCCAGACTCTGATGTAACACCTAATGTTCGCCTAAAATTTTCTGTTACTGATACAGGGATTGGTATGACAGCAGAAGATTTGAAAACCGTATTGTTGCCATTTGAGCAAGTCAAAGAAGCCCAAAAACTCGCAGAAGGGACTGGGTTAGGCTTAGCTATTTGTTGCCAACTGATTCGTTTGATGGGGTCAAGGCTCAACGTCGAGAGTCAACCTGGACAAGGGAGTTGTTTTCAGTTTGAATTGACCTTACCCACCTTAGATGCTGCTAGTACCCCAATTCTCTCTCGGGACTATTCCAAAATCACAGCCGTCTCAGGGGTTGCCCCTTGTTTACTGCTCGTCGATCCCTCCGCCGATAGCCGTAGCATCCTGGCGGCCCTGTTGACTCCCCTAGGCTTCACAATCCTAGAGGCGGCGACGGCCCAGGAGATTGTTGAGCACCTGCAACGGGCGAATTTGGACTTTGGCTGCGCTCAGCCCAGGGGTGAGGGTGGCCAAGCTACCCCCGATGCGATTATCCTGGAACTGGAGTTAGGGGACTCGGATGGTGTCGCCGTCATTGAGTCTCTACGGGAGCCTCAACTGGACTGTCAACTGCCGATTATTGCCGTGTCTAGTCATGTGTTTAGTGATGCTCGGCAACGCAGCTTAGATGCAGGAGCAACTGCATTTCTGACTAAACCATTCCATCGTAATGATGTCTTACTGGTTTTAGAGCGTCATCTCCAATTACGCTGGGTCTTGCAAGAGGAAGCGGACCCCCACTCATCGGATCAGGTGCAACAGGTTGAGGAGACCTGTCCCCCGGATCTCATTCCAGAGTCTATATTAGAAGAACTCTTGCACTTAGCTCGCAAAGGAAATTTGAAAGATTTGAAACGCCGCGCCGAGGAACTGCAAAACGAACAGCCCCATCTAAGTCCCTTTGCGGATCATCTGAAGCATTTGGCCAGTCAGTATCAGGAACGGGCCTTATGTGAGTTTTTAATTGACTACCAAGCGCAACAATAAATGGCACGAAAACGGGTGTGGCGAGTTGTCATATTGACAATGCTGCTAATGCTGGGGTTTTGGACGACCACAAGGGTGCAGCCTCAGGAAATTCCAGGTTTCTTACAAGCTGATAGGAGTATCCCTCGTCTGGGCTTGCCGATTAACCGGCCGTCCTGGGAGTTGGGGGATACCCTTGATCCGACCCTCTCGTTGATGCCGGCCTGTGCGGCGGATGAGGGGAATCATTTAGTTCTCTCGGGCCGGGGTGGGGTTCCGTCTGATCCGAGGCATCTGTTGCGGGGCAGGGCTTCGGCTGTGCTCAGCCCGAGTGTTCTCTGGCTAGATGAGTTTCCTGAGGAGTTGGGGCAAGACGTGCCAGGGGAGACGCTGGCTGAGTTGCGAGATCTCAATCGTCGGGGTCAGGAGTTGGTACAACGGGGTCAGTCTTTGGCGGCGTTGGAGGTTTGGCAAGAGGCGGAACAGGCCTATGAGCAGGCGGGGATAGAAATGGGGCGTTGGGCCAGCCGCCTCAATCAAATTGAGCAATTGGGGGCATTGGGACGCTATCCTCTGGCTCTCAACGGGTTAATTTCAATTCTGCCTGAGTTGGAGGCCTTATCTCCCTCTCCCTTAACGGTTCAGGCTTATGGGATGTTGGGGGAACTGTTGCAAATTATGGCGGAACCGGAGCAGTCCCGGGCGATGTTGGAGGAGGGACTAAGGTTAGCTGAGGAGTTGGGGGACTCGCGGCTGGTGGCTCAGCTTCAGTTTGGTTTGGCTAATGGTTACAGCCATCAACAGCAGTTCTCGGAGGCAATTCGGGTCTATGAGAAGGTGATTGAGCTGTCCGCTTCTGATGAGTCTTTGGAGTCTTTGGCGTTGCAGGCTCGTTTGAATCGGCTGCGGATTTTGCTGTTACGGAAGGAGTTGACGGCGGCTGAGGCGGCGTTGGGGGAGATTGAGGCGGATTTGCGATCGCGCCCCCCGTCTCGTCTGACGAGTTATGGCCGTATTAATTTGAGTGAGAGTCTGTTGCAATGGGATGCGATCGCCCATCAGGAGTTAGCGGCTCAACAGTTAAGCCAAGCGGCGGCGGAGGCCGAGAGTTTAGGGGATTTGCGGGCGGAGTCTTATGCTCTGGGTCGTTTGGGACAATTGTATGAGACGGAGCAGCAGTGGCCGCTGGCATTACAGAAGACGCAACGGGCCCTGAGTTTGGCTCAAAGTCTGGATGGACGGGATTTAACGGTGTTGTGGCAATGGCAACTGGCCCGGATTCTGGCAGCTCAGGGGGAGCGATCGCAGGCAATTGAACTCTACCGAGATACCGTGGAGGTGTTAAGTCAGTTGCGTTTGGATTTATTGGGGTTAGATCCTGAGCTTCAGTTTCCCTATCGTCAGCAGATTGAACCGGTGTATCACGGGTTGGTGCAGCTATTACTCCAGTCAGCGGAGGAGGTGGAGCCAGCTCAGAAACAGGCCTATTTGCGAGAGGCTCAAAGCACTCTGATTTCTCTGCGGCTGTCGGAGTTAGATAATTTTTTCCGTGAAACTTGTCTAGCGGCCGAGGCGATTGATTTAGAGGCGTTGGATGAGTCAGCGGCGGTTTTTTATACGGCGATCTTAGGCGATCGCCTGGCGGTGATTCTCTCGATCGCAGGGGAGTTACCCATTGTCTATGAAACCCAGCAACCTCGCTCTCAATTAGAGGAGAGTTTAGAGTTGATGTTGCAGTCGATCAATCCGGCGGTGGCGCAGGAGGACCGCTTAGAGCGATCGGCCGAGGTTTATGATTGGCTGATTCGGCCCGTTCAGGGGCTGTTAAAGGAGCATGACATCGAAACCCTGGTGTTTGTCCCCGATGGGAGTTTGCGCAATATTCCCCTGGGGGCGTTGTACGATCGCACCTCGGGGGAGTATTTGATTGAGCAATATGCGATCGCCCTCACCCAGAGTCTTCAGCTTCTGGAAACGGGGTCTTTGGCCCAGGGAGAGTTTAAGGCGCTTCTGGGGGGACTGAGCGAGGCCCATCAAGGATTCACCGCTATTCCCGCTGTGGAGTCAGAAGTGCGTCATATTGCTGAGTTGATTCCGGGAACTCAATCTCTGCTCAATGAAGACTTTACCCGGGAGGCTCTGGTGGCTCAGAGTCGTAATACGGACTTTAATGTGATTCATTTGGCGACCCATGGCCAGTTCAGTTCGCGGGCTGATGATACGTTTCTGTTGACGTGGAACGGACGAATTAACGTGAAAGACTTGGATTTGGTGTTGCGAGCGCCCACTCGTCTCAATCCTATTGATTTACTGGTTTTAAGTGCTTGTCAAACGGCGACGGGAGATGATCGCGCGACTCTAGGAATTGCGGGGTTTGCGCTGCGGTCTGGGGCCCGGAGTACCTTGGCCACGTTATGGTCGGTGCAAGATGACCCCACAGCGGAGTTAATGGTTCACTTTTATGAGGACCTTTGGCGCAATGAGGGTCGGAAGAAAGCGGAGAGTCTGCGTCAAGCTCAGTTAGCGTTGTTACGCTCTGAGGATTATCATCATCCGGCGTATTGGTCGCCTTTTGTGTTGGTGGGGAATTGGCAATAGGGAAGAAGGGAATAGGGAATAGGGAATAGGGAACAGGGAACAGGGAACAGGGAACAGGGAATAGGGAACAGTAGGCAGTAGGCAGTAGGCAGTAGGGGAAGATAGGCAATAGGCAAGAGCATAACCCACCCCATCCCCTCCCAGGAGGGGATGGCAAGAGGTTTTGTTTTTTATTCCCAATCTTTCAGTTTTGATGAATAGTCATTTAAGGCGGTTTTGATTTGAGGCTTTTTAGACTCGAAAATAGCACCTGACACAATTAAAATTACGCCAAACCCTAAGCCGAGAATCCATTTAGATAACGTGTATAGGGTTCCGAGAATGATGAATTGTTCTAAAACATTGACAACAAAAATAGCTGTGCCGATGAATAAAAATGCCCGAATTTTTAAGCTTAAACCTGCCAATATCAGCAAGAGGCTGATGCCGCCAATGATTGACCAATGACTGGGAAAATAGGTAACGGCAAAAAATAGGGCCAGAGTTCCGAGCCGTAGCTGATGGCGGAGATTTCGTTCCTTGCCATCTTGGAAAAAGGGGTCAACGCGGGTGACATAGAGAATCGAGAGGGTGAGGGGGGCCAACCGGAGGATGGGAGCGTTAATCTCAAAGGCGTCGAGGCCCTGACTGGCGAGGCCGCAGAGGGCAGCTAGACCGAGATAATGCCAACGAACCTGTCGCTCCCATTGTCCTAATAGTCCGTAAAACAGGGCGATCGCCAACAGACTTAGAGGATGCACCTCGTTAACCGTCAAGACCCCCACAATCACCGGCAGAACTCGGGCCACTTGCTGCCAAGGCTGTGGATGCCAGCCCCAGGCGGGCCAGGGAGCCTGACGCATTCCTAGGGCCAAGAGGACGGCGATCGCCCCAAACCAGGGCAGAATCAATGTCTGTTTCCCGGCAATGGCAATGCCAATGGTTAGCACAGCATAGCCTTGAGCCACTCCGAGATAGAGCCAGGTGCGGGTTTCGCGGGAAGGGTCTGGGGAACGACTTTGCAAGAGGGCATAGGTGGTGAGGAGTCCCCCCGTAACCAGGGCCAGGAGAGGCTGGCTGATGGGTGCTGTGGCCGCAAACCCCAGAACCAGAGTTCCCACACCCCAGTGACCATGGGCGATTTGTGTTACCCGTTGCTGCGGAACCTGTAAATACTGTGCCAGTTGAGGGCGGAAGCCTCGATAGAGGGTCATGAAGGCCGCCATGAGCAGGGCCAGGGCAACGCCGCGATCGCCCCAGCCAACCTCAGTGAGTTGGTTCAAGAGCAGTTCACTGGTGGATAGGGACAGTCCCAGAAGGCCCAGATAGAGAAAGCTTCGACCCCAGCCGCTAAGTTGGCGGCCAACGGTGATGAGAATTAGGGACATTCCAACACTGATAAATCCTGTCCAGGGGTGAATCAGGCTGGCCCGTAGGATTAAGGCGATGATGCCATAGGCCATGGGCAGGGTATGCAGGGGAGAGAGACGATTCGTGGGACTCTGTTGCCGCTGCCAGACTTGGCCCAGGCCCTGAACCACCAGTCCTAAGCCGATGTTGACGAGGGCAAGAATCGAGAGGGAATAGGTAAACAGAAATACAGCTTCTACGGCGATGAGTTCAACGGCCCAGCCAATCCCATAGAGTCCCCGATTGTTGAGAGCGCGACCCTGATGAACCACAATCGCGGCAATCAGTACCCCCAAACCCGCCGTCGTAACCCAGGATGAGGGTAAAAAGGGGTTGTCATAGGCAAGCACGGAACGCACACTAAACAGGGTTATGACAATCAGCCAAGTTCCCCAACCCCAGACGTGACAGCCCCGGAGATAGAGCCGAGAGAGTTCCCCACCTCGCCGTTGTCCCCAGCGTTGGAGACCCCAGAGGCTTAGGGGAAACAGGGCAAAGATGGACAGCCAATTTTGCCCCCACAGAGTAAGAACTTCTGAGAGGGTGCCCAAGACGAGCAGAACCCCAAAGCCAACGGCGATTAATCCAGCCCAGGGATTTTTGAGACTGCGGACAGTCACTAATAGAACCAATGAGCCTAGACTCAAACTGATTAATAGGGCTGGGACGGGGTTGAATCTCAGAGGACTAATAATGTTGATGGGGAGGGGTTGTAGGGCGATCGCCCCAACAATCGCCAACCAGCCGGCTTGAGTGCGATATCTACTCGCGCCATAGTGAGAGGCCAGGGCAAGGCCGCCGGGCATCAACCACCACCACCAGCCGACGTGACTCCAGGGTTCGATGTCTGGAGTTTCCCAAACCAGTAGCAGATAACTCCAGGCCCCGAGGCCACAGGTCAAGTGCCAGGCACTGGTTTGCCAGCGGCCAGACTGTTGCAAGTTCGCCCAGAGTCCTTCGAGGAGGGCGACGGCCAGGAGAATTAGTCCCCATTGCTGCTCGGAAAGGGGGCCGTCGAGTTGCCATTCCAGGATGGAGACCAACCCCCCTAAAACCAGGAGTTGTGCCAGAGTTGCCAGGAGGGAGGATTGACTATAGCGGCGTTGACTGGTGAGGGCCAACAGGCCTCCAAGGGGAATCCAAATCACCCAGACATTGGCAAATACCTCGCCCCCCATCACCGCTAGGGCCAGGCCGAAGAGGAAAATTCCTGCGTCTCCTTGTCGGGAGAGCATCTGCCGTGACTCTTGGCGATTAAGCCATTCAGTCAGTCCCAGAAGTCCGAGGAGATAGGGGAGTGACAACAGGGCGATGACTGTGGCCTGTGACTGGATATCAAGGCTCTCTTGAATGGTATTCCAAAGATTGCTGCGTAGGGATTGGGGTAACAGGTACCACGCTATGGCGTAACCCTGTAAACCGACTAGGGCCGTTAGGGCTAAGTCCCGTGGTTTGCCGAATCGTTGCAGTCGTTGTCCGAGTCGATGTAGGGCTAGGCCGGTAATGACTAGGACGGGCCAAGCTAGGTTACTGAGGGACAGACCCCAGGCTAAGAGGAAGAGAACGGCCCCGAGGCGGGAACGCCGGGGGTGTTGGGGGTCTGCCAATTGCCAAGCTAGGATAGCCCAGGCGGCGCTAAAACTCGATAGGAGGGGCGAGTCCGCCAGGATTGCCCGGCCCGAGAAGCTGGCTAATCCATAGCCGACAATCCCAAGTTGGGTTAACCCTCGCCGTTGTCGGCTGGTTATGACTCCCCCGAGGGTGGCGAGATAGAGTCCCAGTTGAGACAGTCGGGGGAGCGTATAAAAGGGCCAGTGGGAGAGACTAAACAGGAGTAGGAGAGCGGTTTGCTGACGGGTTAGGTCTGACTGTCGCCAAAGCCAGAGGCCTAGGGAGATGGAGCCTAGGGCGATCGCAATCCATCCCAGGGGGGAACTCCACAGGCCAAATTCATCCATGGCCCAAAAGTTGAGGGGAATTAAGCCATAGACGATGGTTTGGAGGGTTTGGGCGGTTAGGGCCAGGGTCTGGCGACGGTGCAGCCAACCACTGGTGATGGCAAATCCGAGGGTATAGAGCCAGAGAATGCCATATTGTCCGGCGGGGGGGACTCGTCCCCATTGACTGGCGGCGAGAACGGCTGATGAGACGAGGACGACAAAGACCCCTAACCAGAGTAGCCAGCGGACACTGAGTTCGTCTTTCAGGGATTGGGCGATGGAGCGTTGACGGGGTGGGGGGTCAGGGGTGGCGGGTGAGGCGGCTACTGGGGGACGGTAGGGGACTGTTCTTGTGGCAGGTGACTCGGGTTCCCAGGCGGGCAGGGGACAGGTCAATCCCTGATGACATAAGCGTTTGACTTGGTCATCGTCGAGTAGGTCGAGTTGCAGCCAATGGTCGAGTCCATCGAGACAGTGGGGATGGTTGGGGTTGAGGGGGACGAGAAGCGGGGGACGGTTCTGCATGAAGGCGAAGGATGGGGGATGTTCCAAGCTACTCTCTGGGGTTTGTCCCTGTCGAGGTGGGTTCGGACAGTTCCCCAGTCGGGCCGCCTCAGTTTGGCTTTAGGAGTCGGTCTTTAGATTTTTATGTTGCGGGCAAGTAAAAAAACAGGCATTTCTTTGATGACTAATGAAGCCTAAAACAACAGAATCTGTAGGATGTCAAGATGACTACTTTGTATCAATTTTGATGTTAGATATCAAGGATTACAAACTATTATTAAAGTTACCTTTTATTTGAGTTATGTACAAAATACATACCTTCAGATATCAAGGTTATGGGTAAAATTCATGGAGTATCAAATCCCTGATTGTAGGAACAAACGGCTGTTTTTAGTAAAAAACTTATTTT
Proteins encoded:
- a CDS encoding DUF928 domain-containing protein produces the protein MTFVPPNQEAPQQTRGGASRGGVTFVPPNDDPPVNTSGAGSRDTHSRLTALLPGDRYGQTTRPHPSFLVYVPTTSARLAFFSVLSETGQHHYQGYLPISEMGVVQVQLPKEAPELEEGKTYQWHFALVTEERLRPDSPRVSGWVTRVAPHSDIQEVTDQSKGRRSLSLASAYGRHGIWYDALSTLADLRQERPAVTEIRQSWDSLLDQVGLAAIANQPVFDLSDSRVP
- a CDS encoding CHASE2 domain-containing protein, with translation MMGVSRWLKRFQREVIVAVVSGAVGLASAWGALELLEWVAMDTLFILRPSELSDGRILLVTVEETDIRALGGWPLSDAILADVLETLAAESPRVIGLDLYRDLPQNPGHDRLEALMRELPNLIGVEKGLGGGRVAPPPSLAERDRVALADVPQDRDGTIRRMIVSAPVDEEIKLGFATQVSLFYLEQLGIILESTNPQQHHYQLGRAQFFPLTGVEGGYSARDLGGYQVFLNYRHPVHEFDQVSVSELLEGGVAPELIRDRAVLIGSNAESINDFFQTPYSQALYQSRLDSPVTSNSPIPNYQMSGVEIHAHGVSQILSSALEGRPLIRFWHQTGEWVWILVWTMAGTYGTWMGLVRQPFKERSAWLYPVMLMISGSLALGAIAYISLLGGWLIPTVSPLVALVLSTALSSNAYQQQQLRRFTQRLQEYSTDLEEQVRQRTQELETARQAADSANLAKSEFLANMSHELRTPLNGILGYAQILQQAKDLNSHRRGVGVIYQCGTYLLELINDILDLSKIEARKLELNPKPIPLKPFLMQAAQMFKPAAEKKGIAFYSDLDPQLPKLVIADDKRLRQILVNLMSNAVKFTEKGSVSLQVQVLDSPNPDSDVTPNVRLKFSVTDTGIGMTAEDLKTVLLPFEQVKEAQKLAEGTGLGLAICCQLIRLMGSRLNVESQPGQGSCFQFELTLPTLDAASTPILSRDYSKITAVSGVAPCLLLVDPSADSRSILAALLTPLGFTILEAATAQEIVEHLQRANLDFGCAQPRGEGGQATPDAIILELELGDSDGVAVIESLREPQLDCQLPIIAVSSHVFSDARQRSLDAGATAFLTKPFHRNDVLLVLERHLQLRWVLQEEADPHSSDQVQQVEETCPPDLIPESILEELLHLARKGNLKDLKRRAEELQNEQPHLSPFADHLKHLASQYQERALCEFLIDYQAQQ
- a CDS encoding CHAT domain-containing protein, whose product is MLLMLGFWTTTRVQPQEIPGFLQADRSIPRLGLPINRPSWELGDTLDPTLSLMPACAADEGNHLVLSGRGGVPSDPRHLLRGRASAVLSPSVLWLDEFPEELGQDVPGETLAELRDLNRRGQELVQRGQSLAALEVWQEAEQAYEQAGIEMGRWASRLNQIEQLGALGRYPLALNGLISILPELEALSPSPLTVQAYGMLGELLQIMAEPEQSRAMLEEGLRLAEELGDSRLVAQLQFGLANGYSHQQQFSEAIRVYEKVIELSASDESLESLALQARLNRLRILLLRKELTAAEAALGEIEADLRSRPPSRLTSYGRINLSESLLQWDAIAHQELAAQQLSQAAAEAESLGDLRAESYALGRLGQLYETEQQWPLALQKTQRALSLAQSLDGRDLTVLWQWQLARILAAQGERSQAIELYRDTVEVLSQLRLDLLGLDPELQFPYRQQIEPVYHGLVQLLLQSAEEVEPAQKQAYLREAQSTLISLRLSELDNFFRETCLAAEAIDLEALDESAAVFYTAILGDRLAVILSIAGELPIVYETQQPRSQLEESLELMLQSINPAVAQEDRLERSAEVYDWLIRPVQGLLKEHDIETLVFVPDGSLRNIPLGALYDRTSGEYLIEQYAIALTQSLQLLETGSLAQGEFKALLGGLSEAHQGFTAIPAVESEVRHIAELIPGTQSLLNEDFTREALVAQSRNTDFNVIHLATHGQFSSRADDTFLLTWNGRINVKDLDLVLRAPTRLNPIDLLVLSACQTATGDDRATLGIAGFALRSGARSTLATLWSVQDDPTAELMVHFYEDLWRNEGRKKAESLRQAQLALLRSEDYHHPAYWSPFVLVGNWQ